A genomic stretch from Bifidobacterium sp. ESL0769 includes:
- a CDS encoding NAD+ synthase, with amino-acid sequence MTQLRFALAQIDTCVGDLNGNAATVLQFARMAALNKAQVVVFPEMTLTGYPIEDLAFRGTFRKAAAHKADELAQTLEKEGLGNLYVVVGTVGTSSAADVDGKPTNRLVVLHSGSVWSTYDKHFLPNYGVFDEFRIFESGQHSVILDIDGVKVGVAICEDIWQDGGPVTELASQGIDMLLTINGSPYEEGKTHTRLDLAVRRAHEVDAPLIYLNQVGGQDDLIFDGGSFVVDADGTLVERSPMFVENLSYFDFDSAAVYQEVGTLAALRDPDEEVYTACVLGLKDYMAKNHFTGVVLGLSGGIDSALVAAMAADAVGGENVQGVSMPSMYSSDGSKDDAADLAKNIGAHYDIQPIEPLFKAFQTQLDLKGIAAENLQARIRGVIVMAYSNSKNLLALATGNKSELACGYSTIYGDAVGGYAPIKDLLKTRVWELSRWRNRAAAAGVGVGGLRIVGNENGGAGVPLKDGVMIPVASIEKAPSAELRPGQKDSDSLPEYVLLDKVLAAYIEKAHGRVDLLKDGFDEKTVDTVMRLVDRAEWKRRQYPLGPKVTSLAFGRDRRLPVTSAFRE; translated from the coding sequence ATGACTCAACTACGTTTCGCTTTGGCCCAGATCGACACCTGCGTGGGCGACCTCAACGGCAATGCCGCCACCGTCCTGCAATTCGCGCGCATGGCCGCGCTCAACAAGGCCCAAGTCGTGGTCTTCCCGGAAATGACCCTGACAGGCTATCCGATCGAGGATCTTGCTTTCCGTGGCACCTTCCGCAAGGCTGCCGCGCACAAGGCTGACGAGCTGGCGCAAACACTCGAAAAAGAAGGCCTCGGCAACCTTTACGTGGTAGTCGGCACGGTGGGAACTTCTTCGGCCGCCGATGTCGACGGCAAACCCACCAACCGCTTGGTGGTGCTGCATTCCGGTTCGGTCTGGTCGACTTACGACAAGCATTTCCTGCCCAATTACGGCGTATTCGACGAATTCCGTATCTTCGAGTCCGGCCAGCATTCCGTGATTCTCGATATCGACGGGGTCAAGGTCGGCGTGGCCATCTGCGAAGACATCTGGCAGGACGGCGGCCCAGTAACCGAGCTGGCTAGCCAAGGTATCGACATGTTGCTGACGATCAACGGCTCTCCGTATGAAGAAGGCAAGACTCATACGCGGCTTGATCTGGCCGTTCGGCGTGCGCACGAGGTTGACGCCCCGCTCATTTACCTGAACCAGGTCGGCGGGCAGGATGATCTGATCTTCGACGGCGGCAGTTTCGTGGTCGATGCCGACGGTACCCTTGTCGAGCGCTCGCCGATGTTCGTGGAAAATCTGAGCTATTTCGATTTCGATTCAGCGGCTGTGTATCAAGAAGTCGGCACCCTTGCCGCGCTGCGTGACCCTGATGAGGAAGTCTACACGGCCTGTGTTCTGGGGCTCAAGGACTACATGGCCAAGAACCACTTCACCGGCGTCGTGCTCGGCCTTTCCGGTGGCATCGATTCGGCGCTGGTGGCTGCGATGGCCGCGGACGCCGTGGGCGGCGAGAATGTACAGGGCGTCTCCATGCCGAGCATGTATTCCTCCGACGGTTCCAAAGACGATGCCGCCGATTTGGCCAAAAATATCGGTGCTCACTACGACATCCAGCCCATCGAACCGTTGTTCAAGGCCTTCCAGACCCAGCTTGATTTGAAGGGCATCGCTGCCGAGAATCTGCAGGCGCGTATCCGTGGCGTCATCGTGATGGCCTATTCCAATTCCAAGAACCTGCTGGCGCTCGCCACCGGCAACAAGTCCGAGCTGGCCTGCGGCTACTCCACTATCTATGGCGATGCGGTGGGTGGCTACGCCCCAATCAAGGACCTCTTGAAGACCCGCGTCTGGGAGCTTTCACGCTGGCGCAACCGTGCGGCCGCGGCAGGCGTCGGTGTCGGTGGCTTGAGAATCGTCGGCAACGAAAACGGGGGAGCGGGAGTGCCGCTCAAAGACGGCGTGATGATTCCTGTCGCCAGCATTGAAAAAGCTCCGAGTGCCGAGCTGCGTCCCGGCCAGAAGGACTCCGATTCGTTGCCAGAATACGTGCTCCTGGATAAGGTCCTTGCGGCCTACATCGAAAAGGCCCACGGTCGCGTCGATTTGCTCAAGGATGGCTTCGACGAGAAGACGGTGGATACGGTGATGCGCCTGGTCGACCGCGCCGAATGGAAGCGCCGCCAGTACCCGCTCGGCCCGAAGGTGACTTCGCTGGCGTTCGGTCGTGACCGTCGATTGCCGGTCACCAGTGCCTTCCGCGAGTAG
- a CDS encoding amidohydrolase: MTEQLEISDDLIAIRHHLHQYPELGFKEYETTKFLRDQLASHGIEVLDTSLETGLVAEIKGEQPGPRVVVRADIDGLPIHEQSGLPFSSKNPGVMHGCGHDIHMTGLLAAAFWLAEHRDRIKGTAVILFQPAEETGHGARHVIETGALGKVDALIGTHNTPDHKPGEIAVSKDPMMAGCVSFGVTFHAEGTHAGKPHRGTGPIEALASTILSLQTIVSRNIDPLRPVVLSITEVHGGDVWNVIPDTAGFLGTVRYFYKDDHDRVTRRFREIVESTAAAYDITADIKWDELAVPLVSDATLIGPVADDLPSYATSVPVITSMGGEDFADFQQLGPLVFGSIGSNGQPGHHGIHSPEFVALDEAIKPTAEFMVNALLRVESELA; this comes from the coding sequence ATGACAGAGCAACTGGAGATTTCCGACGATCTGATCGCAATCAGGCATCATCTTCATCAATATCCCGAACTTGGCTTCAAGGAATATGAGACGACCAAATTCCTGCGTGACCAGTTGGCCTCGCATGGCATCGAGGTCTTGGACACTTCGCTCGAGACCGGATTGGTGGCCGAGATCAAGGGCGAGCAGCCTGGCCCGCGAGTCGTGGTCCGCGCAGATATCGACGGCTTGCCCATCCATGAGCAGTCCGGCCTGCCCTTCAGCTCCAAGAATCCCGGTGTGATGCATGGCTGCGGACACGACATCCACATGACCGGCTTGCTCGCCGCCGCTTTCTGGTTGGCGGAACACCGTGACCGTATCAAGGGCACCGCTGTCATCCTCTTCCAGCCCGCCGAAGAGACCGGCCACGGCGCACGCCATGTCATCGAAACCGGCGCTCTGGGCAAGGTCGATGCGCTCATCGGCACGCACAACACCCCCGATCACAAGCCCGGCGAGATTGCGGTGAGCAAGGACCCAATGATGGCCGGATGCGTGAGCTTCGGCGTCACCTTCCACGCAGAAGGTACCCATGCCGGGAAACCACATCGTGGCACCGGCCCCATCGAGGCACTGGCTTCCACAATCCTTTCGCTGCAGACTATCGTCAGCCGCAACATCGACCCGTTGCGCCCTGTGGTGCTTTCCATCACCGAGGTGCACGGCGGCGACGTGTGGAACGTCATTCCCGATACCGCCGGATTCCTCGGCACCGTCCGCTATTTCTACAAGGACGACCACGATCGGGTCACCCGTCGTTTCCGCGAGATCGTCGAATCAACGGCAGCGGCCTACGATATCACCGCCGACATCAAGTGGGACGAGCTCGCGGTTCCGCTGGTCAGTGATGCAACATTGATTGGCCCCGTGGCCGATGATCTGCCGAGCTACGCCACCTCCGTCCCGGTCATCACATCCATGGGTGGCGAGGACTTCGCGGACTTCCAACAACTGGGACCGCTGGTCTTCGGCTCCATCGGTTCCAACGGCCAGCCTGGCCACCACGGCATCCACAGTCCTGAATTCGTGGCTTTGGACGAAGCCATCAAACCCACGGCGGAATTTATGGTCAACGCCTTGCTTCGCGTGGAAAGCGAACTCGCCTGA
- a CDS encoding MetQ/NlpA family ABC transporter substrate-binding protein — translation MSSTNPNTQPDSNLNPLSAGLGPEEPVRVNHTKRNVVIAAIIIVLVAALAFFGYRGYAAKQASAAKGTPSNPVKIGVVGVTNPDWVVFKQQAQKLGISVQLVDFQDYTSEDPAVDSGSLDMNESQHILLLANYNVKNHKDLQPIGATGVFPLGMYSTKYKDVSQIPAGASIPVPNDETNLSRALGVLDQAKLIKLKHPWTPFTSQADLDEANSRVKVVPVKGAQVPKSLNDSDVAAGIMNNDFVADAGLKPSESIFRDDPHSNHARPYINVFIVKKADINNPLYLKLAGISHTKEFKAALQQKSKGTCVFADHYSGSQLRGFLSDVESDMRKLQSA, via the coding sequence ATGTCATCAACAAATCCCAATACGCAACCCGATTCCAATCTGAACCCATTGTCCGCCGGCCTGGGCCCGGAGGAGCCGGTACGTGTCAATCACACTAAACGCAACGTCGTCATCGCGGCCATCATCATCGTGCTGGTAGCAGCCCTCGCTTTCTTCGGTTACCGTGGTTATGCCGCCAAGCAGGCAAGCGCGGCGAAAGGAACTCCCAGCAATCCGGTCAAGATCGGCGTGGTCGGTGTCACCAATCCCGACTGGGTCGTTTTCAAGCAACAGGCGCAGAAGCTCGGCATCTCCGTCCAGTTGGTCGATTTCCAGGATTACACCTCCGAGGATCCGGCAGTGGATTCCGGCAGTCTCGACATGAACGAATCGCAGCACATCCTGCTGCTCGCCAACTACAACGTCAAGAACCACAAGGACCTGCAGCCCATCGGCGCCACAGGCGTTTTCCCGCTGGGCATGTATTCCACCAAATACAAGGATGTCTCGCAGATTCCGGCCGGAGCCAGCATCCCCGTACCCAACGACGAGACGAACCTTTCCCGCGCCCTGGGTGTGCTCGATCAGGCCAAGCTCATCAAGCTCAAGCACCCGTGGACCCCGTTCACCTCGCAGGCCGACCTTGACGAAGCCAATTCCAGGGTCAAGGTCGTGCCGGTCAAGGGCGCCCAGGTGCCCAAGTCGTTGAACGATTCGGATGTCGCCGCCGGCATCATGAACAACGATTTCGTCGCCGACGCCGGGCTCAAGCCCTCCGAGTCGATTTTCCGCGATGACCCACACAGCAACCACGCTCGCCCCTACATTAACGTCTTCATCGTCAAGAAAGCGGATATCAACAATCCGCTCTATCTGAAGCTCGCCGGCATTTCCCACACCAAGGAGTTCAAGGCGGCGTTGCAGCAGAAATCGAAGGGCACCTGCGTTTTTGCCGACCATTACAGCGGCTCGCAGCTGCGCGGGTTCTTAAGCGACGTCGAAAGCGACATGCGCAAGTTGCAAAGCGCATGA
- a CDS encoding methionine ABC transporter permease gives MGTITLAADQDWSILKPMLFQSIAQTLEMVFVTLVVGGILGLVLGVILYGTRPGNLFENSVVYRILDIIVNIVRPIPFIIFLAAIQPLTMKVVGTSIGTAAAIFPMIIMATFATSRLVEQNLVPVDRGVIEAARSMGASTFTIIRTVLIPEALGPLILAYAFLFISILDMSAMAGYIGGGGLGNFAISYGYQKFDPAVTWTAVIIMIVLVQVVQAIANMLAKRILKRQK, from the coding sequence ATGGGAACCATCACGTTGGCGGCGGACCAGGATTGGTCGATCCTGAAGCCGATGCTCTTCCAATCCATCGCCCAGACACTGGAAATGGTGTTCGTCACCCTCGTCGTCGGCGGCATTCTGGGCTTGGTCCTAGGCGTCATTCTTTATGGCACCCGTCCGGGCAATCTTTTCGAGAATTCCGTGGTCTACCGCATCCTTGACATCATCGTCAACATCGTGCGGCCCATCCCGTTCATCATTTTCCTGGCGGCGATTCAGCCATTGACCATGAAGGTCGTTGGCACGTCGATCGGCACCGCTGCGGCGATTTTCCCGATGATCATCATGGCTACGTTCGCCACGTCAAGGCTCGTTGAGCAGAATCTGGTGCCGGTCGACAGGGGAGTGATCGAGGCGGCGCGTTCCATGGGCGCCTCTACTTTCACCATCATTCGTACAGTGCTCATCCCCGAGGCGCTCGGCCCGCTTATTCTGGCCTATGCGTTCCTGTTCATCTCGATCCTCGACATGTCGGCCATGGCCGGCTACATCGGCGGTGGCGGCCTTGGTAATTTCGCTATTTCCTATGGCTACCAGAAGTTCGATCCCGCCGTCACCTGGACGGCCGTAATCATCATGATCGTGCTGGTACAGGTCGTGCAGGCCATCGCCAACATGCTGGCCAAACGCATTCTCAAGCGTCAGAAGTAG
- a CDS encoding methionine ABC transporter ATP-binding protein produces MSETIIELDHVVKEFKSKDKKKPMRAVDDVTLSINKGDVFGIIGYSGAGKSTLVRMINALERPTSGSVRVLGQDITGLNESGLRPLRRKIGMIFQQFNLFSTKTVAQNIAYPLVLDHWRKDYQERRVNQLLKFVGLEEHANKYPSQLSGGQKQRVGIARALATNPEILLADEATSALDPETTGEVLDLLQQINQQLGVTIVLITHQMNVVQKIANRIAVMSDGRVVERGDAYSVFAAPKQEITKRFIATAISGIPDPERVADMHRQWSGRIVTVLIRQKDAQNELDNLVVPSSGQNISGLIAKYGVSTSLIYGGIDTVAGYAIGAMTYELAGEPSVIDGFLDELSYDSDVFDFGTAQSPVDYDTAVSTPLGGLKAHPAEGSDTGGAGNADNADSVSNADNADGPDAAEAVGASLDNAAESGKGEKA; encoded by the coding sequence ATGAGCGAGACAATCATCGAGCTCGACCACGTGGTCAAGGAATTCAAGTCGAAAGACAAAAAGAAGCCGATGCGCGCTGTCGACGACGTAACGCTGAGTATCAACAAAGGCGACGTCTTCGGCATCATCGGTTACTCCGGCGCGGGCAAATCGACGCTGGTGCGCATGATCAACGCCTTGGAACGCCCGACTTCCGGCTCGGTGCGCGTTTTGGGGCAGGACATCACCGGGCTGAACGAATCAGGCCTGCGGCCGCTGCGCCGCAAAATCGGCATGATCTTCCAGCAGTTCAACCTTTTCTCCACCAAAACCGTCGCGCAGAACATCGCCTACCCGCTGGTGCTCGACCATTGGCGCAAGGACTATCAGGAGCGTCGTGTCAATCAGCTCCTGAAATTCGTCGGGCTTGAGGAACATGCCAACAAATATCCCTCCCAGCTTTCCGGCGGCCAGAAGCAGCGCGTCGGCATCGCCCGGGCACTGGCCACCAACCCTGAGATCCTTTTGGCGGACGAGGCGACCAGTGCGCTCGACCCGGAGACAACTGGCGAGGTGCTCGACTTACTACAGCAGATCAACCAGCAGCTTGGCGTCACCATCGTGCTCATCACCCACCAGATGAACGTCGTGCAGAAGATCGCCAACCGTATCGCCGTGATGAGCGACGGCCGCGTGGTCGAGCGAGGCGATGCGTATAGTGTCTTCGCCGCTCCGAAACAGGAAATCACCAAGCGTTTCATCGCCACGGCCATTTCCGGTATTCCCGATCCCGAGCGTGTCGCTGACATGCACCGCCAGTGGTCCGGCCGCATCGTCACCGTGCTCATCCGGCAGAAAGACGCCCAAAACGAGCTGGATAATTTGGTCGTGCCATCCTCAGGTCAGAACATTTCGGGGCTTATCGCCAAATACGGGGTCTCCACCAGTCTGATTTACGGGGGCATCGATACCGTCGCCGGCTATGCAATCGGCGCCATGACCTACGAGTTGGCAGGGGAGCCGTCGGTCATCGATGGGTTCCTTGACGAATTGTCATACGACAGCGACGTGTTTGATTTCGGCACGGCGCAGTCTCCGGTGGATTATGATACGGCGGTTTCGACGCCGTTGGGTGGCCTGAAAGCGCACCCGGCAGAGGGCAGTGACACTGGCGGAGCTGGGAATGCTGATAACGCCGATAGCGTCAGTAACGCTGATAATGCAGATGGCCCCGATGCGGCTGAAGCAGTTGGTGCTAGCCTCGATAACGCTGCAGAGTCCGGGAAAGGGGAGAAAGCCTGA
- a CDS encoding MetQ/NlpA family ABC transporter substrate-binding protein, translating into MTSPNDQQSAGNTNGKTPLDDFQGPQEPVRVNHTVRNVIIAAVVVVLVVVLAFFGYRGFAGKKANEAKGSESNPVKIGVVGVTSPEWPIFKAEAQKQGIYVKLVDFQDYTSENPALDSGDLDLNEFQHILYLADYNVKNHKDLQPIGGVAVYPLGIYSSKYKDVKDIPAGTTVPVPNDETNQARALGVLKSANLIKLKHPWTAFTTPADIDTAASKVKVLPLKAEQVANSLKDPQVSAGVINNDYVKDAGLKANDAIYHDSAETKEARPYINIFVARKADANNPTYLKLVKIFHSKKVAAGIMKKSDNSASLADKYSAEQLQGFLRDVEKDAKAKD; encoded by the coding sequence ATGACGTCACCAAACGATCAGCAGAGTGCCGGAAACACGAACGGGAAAACGCCTTTGGACGATTTCCAAGGCCCGCAGGAACCGGTCAGGGTCAACCACACCGTCCGCAATGTCATCATCGCAGCCGTGGTCGTGGTACTGGTCGTCGTTCTCGCTTTCTTTGGTTATCGCGGATTCGCCGGCAAGAAAGCGAATGAAGCGAAAGGCAGCGAGTCCAATCCGGTCAAGATAGGCGTGGTTGGCGTCACCAGTCCTGAATGGCCGATTTTCAAGGCCGAGGCGCAGAAGCAGGGCATCTACGTCAAGTTGGTGGATTTCCAGGACTACACGTCTGAAAACCCGGCGCTCGATTCCGGAGATCTTGATTTGAACGAGTTCCAGCACATCCTTTACCTAGCCGATTACAACGTCAAGAACCACAAGGATCTGCAGCCGATCGGCGGTGTCGCGGTCTATCCGCTGGGCATCTATTCCAGCAAATACAAGGACGTCAAGGACATTCCGGCCGGCACCACCGTTCCCGTCCCGAATGACGAAACCAACCAGGCCCGTGCGCTGGGCGTGCTCAAATCCGCCAACCTCATCAAGCTCAAGCACCCGTGGACCGCGTTCACCACTCCGGCCGACATCGACACCGCCGCCTCGAAAGTGAAGGTGCTCCCGTTGAAGGCCGAGCAGGTCGCCAATTCGCTCAAGGACCCGCAGGTCTCCGCAGGCGTGATCAACAATGATTACGTCAAGGACGCCGGGCTCAAGGCCAATGACGCTATCTATCACGACAGCGCCGAGACCAAGGAGGCCAGGCCCTATATCAACATTTTCGTCGCGCGCAAGGCCGATGCCAACAATCCCACATATCTGAAGCTGGTGAAGATCTTCCACTCCAAGAAAGTCGCGGCCGGTATCATGAAGAAGTCGGACAACAGCGCGTCTTTGGCCGACAAATACAGCGCCGAGCAGCTGCAGGGCTTCCTGCGGGACGTTGAAAAAGATGCGAAGGCCAAAGACTGA
- a CDS encoding peptidylprolyl isomerase, protein MTNVIMHTTEGDIVLNLFDDKAPETVKNFIGLATGEKEWTNPATGEKSNKPFYDGLTFHRIIKDFMIQGGCPLGNGTGGPGYEFDDEFADDLNFDQPYKLAMANAGLRRGRDGQPHGTNGSQFFITTVPTPWLNGHHTIFGEVADDAGKSVVDRLQNLPTDGNDMPLEPAGIVSVEVVK, encoded by the coding sequence ATGACAAATGTAATCATGCATACCACCGAGGGCGATATCGTCCTGAACCTCTTCGACGACAAAGCGCCGGAAACCGTCAAGAACTTCATCGGTCTTGCCACCGGCGAAAAGGAGTGGACCAACCCCGCCACCGGAGAAAAGTCGAACAAGCCCTTCTACGATGGGCTCACCTTCCATCGCATCATCAAGGATTTCATGATCCAGGGCGGCTGCCCGCTTGGCAATGGCACCGGCGGCCCGGGCTATGAATTCGACGACGAGTTCGCCGATGACCTCAACTTCGACCAGCCCTACAAGCTCGCTATGGCCAACGCCGGGCTGCGCCGTGGACGCGACGGCCAGCCGCACGGCACCAACGGCTCGCAATTCTTCATCACCACCGTGCCGACCCCGTGGCTCAACGGCCACCACACCATCTTCGGCGAAGTAGCGGATGACGCGGGTAAGTCCGTGGTCGACCGCTTGCAGAATCTGCCCACAGACGGTAACGACATGCCGTTGGAACCAGCCGGCATCGTCTCCGTTGAAGTCGTGAAGTAG
- a CDS encoding bifunctional (p)ppGpp synthetase/guanosine-3',5'-bis(diphosphate) 3'-pyrophosphohydrolase, translating into MGDTVSDNNSARILGCEISTDPLDPLQPIVRACRAHHPDADLSILEHAYRRAVWQHRNQRRRSGEPYIIHPLAVAQILADLGMGSLVVAAGLLHDTVEDTDYTLDQCREEFGDTVTGLVDGVTKLTRMEVGDSAQAETIRKMVVAMSRDVRVLVVKLADRLHNARTWRYVKPSNAQRKARETLDVYAPLANRLGMNAIKTELEELSFKVLYPKIYNEIVVLVNRRAGQRDVYLKQIVSEINEDLADQHIKATVTGRPKDYFSIYQKMIVRGHDFSNIYDLVGVRIIVDTIQDCYAVLGAVHARWSPIPGRFKDYIAMPKMNMYQSLHTTVVGPGGKPVEIQIRTWDMHRRSEFGIAAHWKYKENGQAGRKLSEPDKGDRKRESEENQDLSEADNLKWIQQLADWTSETPDSDEFLGSLKEDLGSAEVYVFTPKGKIISLPAHATPVDFAYAVHTEVGHRTMGARVNGRLVPLDTVLESGDTVEILTSKSETAGPSRDWLSFVKSPKARNKIRQWFSKERRSEAIDEGKDELTRAMRKRSLPVSNLLTPQALVGVADELNFDNADAVFAAIGDGQVSTQNVISRLVKDAGQDEVEEDVEQEALPLKHAERRRDTNKLGISVKGVEGVWVKLARCCTPVPGDKILGFITKNEGVSVHRADCQNMLNLKKQQPDRVVEVAWTSAKGLFMVKIQVEALDRPHLLSDVTQVLSDHGVNIINATVATGSDRVATSQFSFEMADPQHMNTLLSAVRKIDGVFDVYRLTGAKDSAVPHMRKM; encoded by the coding sequence ATGGGCGATACGGTTTCGGACAACAATTCGGCGAGGATTCTGGGCTGTGAGATTAGCACGGACCCGCTCGATCCGTTGCAGCCCATCGTGCGCGCCTGCCGTGCTCACCATCCCGATGCAGATCTTTCCATCCTTGAGCACGCCTACCGCAGAGCCGTCTGGCAGCACCGCAACCAACGCCGTCGTTCCGGTGAGCCTTACATCATTCATCCGTTGGCCGTGGCCCAGATTCTCGCCGATCTCGGCATGGGTTCGTTGGTGGTCGCCGCCGGTCTTTTGCATGACACTGTTGAGGATACGGATTACACGCTTGATCAATGCCGTGAGGAATTCGGTGACACCGTTACCGGTCTGGTTGATGGTGTCACCAAACTGACCCGAATGGAGGTCGGTGATTCGGCGCAGGCCGAGACCATCCGCAAGATGGTGGTCGCGATGAGCCGCGATGTACGTGTGCTCGTCGTCAAACTGGCCGACCGACTCCATAACGCCCGTACCTGGCGCTATGTCAAGCCTTCCAACGCCCAACGAAAGGCCCGCGAGACGCTCGATGTCTACGCGCCGCTTGCCAACCGGCTTGGTATGAATGCCATCAAGACGGAGCTCGAAGAACTGAGCTTCAAAGTCCTCTACCCGAAGATCTACAACGAAATCGTCGTGCTCGTCAACCGTCGCGCCGGGCAGCGTGATGTCTACTTGAAGCAAATCGTCAGCGAGATCAACGAGGACCTTGCCGACCAGCACATCAAGGCCACCGTCACCGGCCGGCCGAAGGACTACTTCTCGATCTATCAGAAGATGATCGTGCGCGGCCACGATTTCTCAAACATCTACGATTTGGTCGGTGTGCGTATCATTGTCGACACCATTCAGGACTGCTACGCGGTGCTCGGCGCCGTCCACGCCCGCTGGAGCCCGATTCCCGGCAGGTTCAAGGACTACATCGCCATGCCGAAGATGAACATGTACCAGAGCCTGCACACCACCGTTGTCGGCCCCGGCGGCAAGCCCGTCGAGATTCAGATTCGCACCTGGGACATGCACCGGCGCAGCGAATTCGGTATCGCCGCCCACTGGAAATATAAGGAAAACGGGCAGGCAGGGCGGAAGCTCAGCGAACCGGACAAGGGCGACCGCAAGCGCGAAAGCGAAGAGAACCAGGATCTCAGTGAGGCCGACAATCTCAAGTGGATTCAGCAGCTTGCCGACTGGACCAGCGAGACCCCGGATTCCGACGAATTCCTTGGTTCTTTGAAAGAGGACCTGGGCAGTGCCGAAGTCTACGTGTTTACGCCGAAGGGCAAGATCATCTCGCTGCCTGCTCATGCCACGCCGGTCGATTTCGCCTACGCGGTGCATACCGAGGTTGGCCACCGCACCATGGGCGCCCGCGTCAACGGCCGCCTCGTCCCGCTCGACACGGTGCTTGAAAGCGGCGATACCGTCGAGATTTTGACTTCCAAATCCGAGACCGCCGGCCCTTCACGCGACTGGCTGAGCTTCGTTAAAAGCCCAAAGGCACGCAACAAGATTCGCCAGTGGTTTAGCAAGGAACGCCGCAGCGAGGCCATCGACGAGGGCAAGGACGAGCTCACCCGTGCCATGCGCAAGCGTAGCCTGCCGGTCTCCAACCTCTTGACCCCGCAGGCGCTGGTCGGTGTGGCCGACGAGCTCAATTTCGACAACGCCGATGCCGTGTTCGCTGCCATCGGCGACGGCCAGGTCTCCACGCAAAATGTGATTTCACGTCTGGTCAAAGACGCCGGTCAGGACGAGGTCGAGGAAGACGTCGAGCAAGAGGCGTTGCCGCTCAAGCACGCCGAACGCCGCCGCGACACCAACAAACTCGGCATTTCCGTCAAAGGCGTGGAAGGCGTATGGGTCAAGCTGGCCCGCTGCTGCACCCCGGTTCCCGGCGACAAGATTCTCGGCTTCATCACCAAGAATGAGGGCGTCTCGGTGCATCGCGCCGACTGCCAGAACATGCTGAACCTGAAGAAGCAGCAGCCCGACCGCGTGGTCGAGGTCGCCTGGACCAGCGCCAAAGGCCTGTTCATGGTCAAGATTCAGGTGGAGGCGCTCGATCGTCCGCATCTGCTGAGCGATGTCACCCAAGTCCTTTCCGACCACGGTGTCAACATCATCAATGCCACTGTCGCCACCGGCTCCGACCGCGTGGCCACCAGCCAGTTCTCCTTCGAAATGGCCGATCCGCAGCATATGAATACGTTGTTGAGCGCCGTGCGCAAGATTGACGGCGTTTTCGACGTCTACCGCCTCACGGGTGCCAAGGATTCCGCCGTCCCACACATGCGCAAGATGTAG
- the dut gene encoding dUTP diphosphatase, with amino-acid sequence MAYAESYNEPENVEVLLKADANGNVPALRYAHAGDAGADLTTTQDIELKPFERALVPTGVSIALPNGYVGLVHPRSGLAVKMGLTVLNAPGTIDAGYRGEIKVPLINLDPEHTAVLHAGDRIAQLVIQRYVEARFVPAATLPGSDRAERGFGSTGMASK; translated from the coding sequence ATGGCCTACGCCGAAAGCTATAACGAACCGGAAAACGTTGAAGTGCTCCTGAAGGCTGATGCCAATGGGAACGTGCCTGCCTTGCGTTACGCGCACGCGGGCGACGCCGGTGCCGATTTGACCACTACGCAGGATATCGAATTGAAGCCGTTCGAGCGCGCTTTGGTGCCGACGGGCGTTTCGATCGCGCTGCCCAACGGTTATGTAGGCCTTGTGCACCCCCGCTCCGGGTTGGCGGTGAAAATGGGGTTGACGGTTCTGAACGCACCGGGCACCATCGACGCCGGATATCGCGGCGAAATCAAAGTGCCGCTGATCAACCTTGACCCCGAGCATACGGCGGTTCTGCACGCGGGAGACCGCATCGCGCAGCTGGTCATCCAGCGCTACGTCGAGGCTCGTTTCGTTCCTGCGGCCACGCTGCCGGGCAGCGATCGGGCTGAACGCGGCTTTGGTTCCACCGGGATGGCGAGCAAATAG
- a CDS encoding DUF4193 domain-containing protein, with amino-acid sequence MAQDYDSPRNKDEDEESLQALSKSNRDSAEDIDDDENAIAEDYELPGADLSNEDSSVTVIPMQGDEFICSECFLVKHRSQLDHMGPNGPVCKECAA; translated from the coding sequence ATGGCCCAAGATTACGATTCCCCTCGTAACAAGGACGAGGATGAGGAATCCCTCCAGGCGTTGAGCAAGAGCAACCGGGATTCAGCCGAGGACATCGACGACGACGAGAACGCCATCGCCGAGGACTACGAGCTGCCCGGCGCGGACCTCAGTAATGAGGATTCATCGGTGACCGTCATCCCCATGCAGGGCGACGAGTTCATCTGCTCGGAGTGCTTCCTCGTCAAGCACCGCAGCCAGCTTGACCATATGGGTCCCAACGGCCCGGTCTGCAAGGAGTGCGCTGCCTGA